One Orrella dioscoreae genomic window carries:
- a CDS encoding type II secretion system F family protein: MDYVANLGLWADLDPRNVAAAALVALALAVLAAGASLWLKVSRQDRNRQVIDRLLAGRGGQSAPTQAEPQGTLGSAVHRAEQLGRHWGEGRSGNVLLPPEDRQVVDLCGFEDVGRARSLFMFARVLLTAGLPFLAGFLLQGRLLPANPAIEWTAAAFVGLALGWMLPKWMLLRRAARRRRAAYQELPLLIDLLRLLQGVGLSIDQSLHVVVTEFRQVMPVLARELQYAVDLYARGRTREQSLMRLATGFDNDDLSAICRLISQVDRHGGAVQDPLNRFGERVRERRRMELKERVGKLTVKMTGVMVLTLLPALLIVTGGAGFLAVIRGLSRVAGGS, from the coding sequence ATGGATTACGTCGCCAACCTGGGCCTGTGGGCCGACCTCGATCCTCGCAATGTCGCGGCGGCGGCGCTGGTGGCGCTGGCCCTGGCGGTGCTCGCCGCGGGCGCGTCGTTGTGGCTGAAGGTCTCGCGGCAGGATCGCAACCGCCAGGTCATCGACCGCCTGCTGGCGGGGCGCGGCGGCCAATCGGCGCCGACGCAGGCCGAGCCGCAAGGCACCCTGGGCAGCGCCGTGCACCGGGCGGAGCAATTGGGCCGGCACTGGGGCGAGGGCAGGTCGGGCAACGTGCTGCTGCCGCCCGAGGACAGGCAGGTCGTCGACCTGTGCGGTTTCGAGGACGTGGGCCGGGCGCGTTCGCTGTTCATGTTTGCGCGCGTGCTGCTGACGGCCGGCCTGCCGTTCCTCGCGGGTTTCCTGCTGCAAGGCCGCCTGTTGCCCGCCAATCCCGCGATCGAATGGACGGCCGCGGCCTTCGTGGGCCTTGCGCTGGGGTGGATGCTGCCCAAGTGGATGTTGCTGCGCCGCGCCGCGCGCAGGCGCCGGGCGGCCTACCAGGAGTTGCCTTTGCTGATCGACCTGTTGCGCCTGCTGCAAGGCGTGGGCCTGTCGATCGATCAGAGCCTGCACGTGGTGGTCACGGAGTTCCGCCAGGTCATGCCGGTGCTGGCGCGCGAGTTGCAATATGCCGTGGATCTCTATGCGCGGGGCCGCACGCGCGAGCAGTCGCTGATGCGGTTGGCCACGGGTTTCGACAATGACGACCTGTCGGCGATCTGCCGCCTGATCTCGCAGGTGGACCGGCACGGCGGCGCCGTGCAGGATCCCTTGAACCGGTTTGGCGAGCGGGTGCGAGAGCGCCGCCGCATGGAGTTGAAGGAGCGGGTCGGCAAGCTCACCGTCAAGATGACGGGCGTCATGGTGCTGACTCTCTTGCCCGCCTTGCTCATCGTCACGGGTGGCGCGGGTTTCTTGGCAGTCATCCGCGGCTTGTCGCGGGTAGCGGGGGGATCATGA
- a CDS encoding type II secretion system F family protein: MMVLPLLLASAALLLLAGALLLWRHARQRSRMAATERFISSRLVDPAARDASGVPRIPAFHNRRARGGYWSSLFLRAGVSPSAAYFIAWFLWGLLPAAFVWLLAGPVAAVALAFFAWAFRFFLLWLKAERRHRRMVMQMPGFLDAMVRMITIGNSLGAAFQSATGHTDLPLREVLERADGMTRSGKDLDASLRQVSQQYGLHELYLVAAVVSVAMRFGGRSDQVLERMAGFMRDLEQARQELVALSAEVRLSAWILALLPAGIAVFIVLFHESLLVNMWRDPVGAYMLMAAAVLQAGGSYWLYRMARSI; encoded by the coding sequence CTGATGGTCCTGCCGCTGCTGCTTGCCAGCGCCGCGCTGCTTCTGCTGGCGGGGGCGCTGCTGCTCTGGCGCCACGCGCGCCAACGCTCGCGCATGGCGGCAACGGAGAGGTTCATCAGCTCGCGCCTGGTCGATCCCGCGGCACGCGATGCCTCGGGCGTGCCGCGCATTCCCGCCTTCCACAATCGGCGCGCACGGGGCGGCTATTGGTCCAGCCTGTTCCTGCGCGCGGGCGTGAGCCCATCGGCGGCCTATTTCATCGCCTGGTTCCTGTGGGGATTGCTGCCCGCCGCGTTCGTGTGGTTGCTGGCGGGGCCCGTGGCCGCGGTCGCACTGGCGTTCTTTGCCTGGGCCTTCCGGTTCTTCCTGCTGTGGCTGAAGGCCGAGCGCAGGCATCGGCGCATGGTCATGCAGATGCCGGGTTTCCTGGATGCGATGGTGCGCATGATCACCATCGGCAACAGCCTGGGCGCGGCGTTCCAGTCCGCTACCGGCCACACCGACCTGCCTTTGCGCGAAGTGCTGGAACGCGCCGACGGCATGACGCGCTCGGGCAAGGACCTGGATGCGTCGTTACGCCAGGTGTCGCAGCAATACGGCCTGCACGAGCTCTACCTGGTGGCGGCGGTGGTCAGCGTGGCGATGCGTTTCGGCGGGCGCAGCGATCAGGTGCTGGAACGCATGGCGGGGTTCATGCGCGACCTGGAGCAGGCGCGCCAGGAGCTGGTGGCCCTGTCGGCGGAGGTGCGCCTGTCCGCGTGGATCCTGGCGCTGCTGCCTGCGGGTATCGCGGTGTTCATCGTGCTGTTCCATGAGTCCTTGTTGGTCAACATGTGGCGGGATCCCGTCGGCGCCTACATGCTGATGGCGGCGGCGGTGTTGCAGGCGGGCGGCTCGTACTGGCTGTACCGCATGGCCAGGTCGATATAG
- a CDS encoding CpaF family protein — protein sequence MTPPATLQFGDSREGDAFVHSDRFQSVKTAAYEHLLSRIEELGAEFGRWTRAAIQEFVDIEVAGFVRLRRVAINEAEMRLVSESLTKELAGLGPLEDLLSDPAVEDVLINGYDNVFVSRAGVLAREQLRFSDNQHVLRIVRRILAPLGRRLDESCPMVDARLPDGGRLNVVIEPLAVDGPMVSIRKFRQDPLKPADLLTLGTFDESIYALLGAAVRARCNILVSGGTSSGKTSLLNALAFFVPERERVVTIEDTAELSLNHPHVVRLESRQGGFDGGGAVTIRELIRNSLRMRPDRVVVGEVRGAEVMDMMQAMNTGHEGSMATIHANSARECLYRIEMLAGFAGYQGSEDSLRRQIASALDFIVQVGRLSNGKRRVLSITEVTGMGDNVIATQELYRHETVSTPEGEERDRWVSLGIHPHTPKLAKFRDEMRASNAGAPSDDGGGGGGFWGRRR from the coding sequence ATGACTCCTCCCGCAACCTTGCAGTTCGGCGATTCACGCGAAGGCGATGCCTTCGTCCACTCCGATCGTTTCCAGTCGGTCAAGACCGCCGCCTATGAACACCTGTTGTCGCGTATCGAGGAGCTGGGCGCGGAGTTCGGCCGCTGGACGCGCGCGGCCATCCAGGAGTTCGTCGACATCGAGGTGGCGGGTTTCGTGCGCTTGCGCCGGGTGGCCATCAACGAGGCCGAGATGCGGCTCGTGTCGGAGTCGCTCACCAAGGAACTGGCGGGCCTGGGGCCATTGGAAGACCTGCTGTCGGATCCCGCGGTGGAGGACGTACTGATCAATGGCTACGACAATGTCTTCGTGTCGCGCGCGGGCGTGCTGGCGCGCGAGCAACTGCGCTTCAGCGACAACCAGCACGTGCTGCGCATCGTGCGCCGCATCCTGGCGCCGCTGGGGCGCCGGCTGGACGAGTCCTGCCCGATGGTGGACGCGCGCCTGCCTGATGGGGGCCGCCTGAATGTCGTGATCGAACCGCTGGCGGTGGACGGGCCGATGGTGTCCATCCGCAAGTTCCGCCAGGATCCGCTCAAGCCCGCCGACCTGCTGACCCTGGGCACCTTCGACGAGAGCATCTATGCGCTGCTGGGGGCGGCCGTGCGTGCGCGCTGCAACATCCTGGTGTCGGGCGGCACCAGCTCGGGCAAGACCTCGCTGCTGAATGCCCTGGCTTTCTTCGTGCCCGAGCGCGAACGTGTCGTCACCATCGAGGATACGGCCGAGCTGTCGCTGAACCATCCGCACGTGGTGCGGCTGGAGTCGCGCCAGGGCGGCTTCGATGGCGGCGGCGCGGTCACCATCCGCGAGCTCATCCGCAACAGCCTGCGCATGCGCCCCGACCGGGTGGTGGTGGGCGAGGTGCGGGGCGCCGAAGTCATGGACATGATGCAGGCGATGAACACGGGCCATGAGGGCTCGATGGCCACCATCCACGCCAACTCGGCGCGCGAATGCCTGTATCGCATCGAGATGCTGGCGGGCTTCGCGGGCTACCAGGGCAGCGAGGACAGCCTGCGCCGGCAGATCGCCAGCGCGCTGGATTTCATCGTGCAGGTGGGACGGCTGTCGAATGGCAAGCGGCGCGTGCTGTCCATCACGGAGGTCACCGGCATGGGCGACAACGTGATTGCCACGCAGGAGCTGTACCGCCACGAGACGGTGAGCACGCCCGAGGGCGAGGAACGGGATCGCTGGGTCAGCCTGGGCATCCATCCACATACCCCGAAACTGGCGAAGTTCCGTGACGAGATGCGGGCCAGCAATGCCGGGGCGCCGTCCGATGACGGCGGCGGCGGTGGCGGGTTCTGGGGCAGGAGGCGCTGA
- a CDS encoding pilus assembly protein CpaE, producing MKPHLKEGVALQKSTMFLFCSKDSRVAAQLGEAVGELGLLTQELPAIDRLAPRLVELSPRLVFLDFTPDEDEPGKLLRSADLARMLARIAPQLPCIAVGSLAQAEGPVAALRAGVTDFIDPGSAPYEIRDVVQRVLGAGSRESSRQGGHRGIVLLGARPGVGTSTLAVHLAGLVQERLTLAANVARGGRMPRTPAETRLSDRVAMLDLGWPAGDCLLYLNVDSEFDFAEAVRNLRRLDPTLLGTALAHTTGGISVLGLPRDMDAMRSISLSDSLLLFERLRQHFGALITDAGGLSNPEFVAGLARTAQEVWVVTDQSVGALVSLASLLRELESQHVDPGCLQLVVNRYDERYGMTATQIAERFNLPLAGTLPDRTLQLMVCTNQGRLLHEDAERDAYVRAVQALGNRVLAEETSGSSGRGSWMATWLPGVHKRMNII from the coding sequence ATGAAACCCCATTTGAAAGAGGGCGTGGCCCTGCAGAAATCGACGATGTTTCTCTTTTGCTCCAAGGACAGCCGCGTGGCTGCCCAGCTTGGCGAGGCCGTGGGAGAACTGGGCCTTCTGACGCAGGAGTTGCCTGCCATCGACAGGCTGGCGCCTCGGCTGGTGGAGTTGTCGCCACGGCTGGTCTTCCTGGACTTCACGCCGGATGAGGACGAGCCCGGCAAGCTGCTGCGTTCCGCCGACTTGGCGCGCATGCTGGCACGCATCGCGCCGCAACTTCCCTGCATCGCCGTGGGCAGCCTGGCCCAGGCCGAAGGGCCGGTGGCGGCCCTGCGCGCGGGCGTGACGGATTTCATCGATCCTGGCTCGGCGCCGTACGAGATCCGCGATGTGGTGCAGCGCGTACTGGGCGCGGGCAGCCGCGAGTCCAGCCGCCAGGGCGGCCATCGGGGCATCGTGCTGCTGGGCGCGCGTCCTGGCGTGGGCACCAGCACGCTGGCCGTGCATCTGGCGGGCCTGGTGCAGGAGCGTCTGACGCTGGCCGCGAACGTCGCGCGTGGCGGCCGCATGCCGCGCACGCCGGCCGAGACCCGTCTGTCCGACCGCGTGGCGATGCTGGACCTGGGCTGGCCGGCGGGTGATTGCCTGTTGTACCTGAACGTGGATAGCGAGTTCGATTTCGCCGAGGCCGTGCGCAACCTGCGCCGCCTGGACCCCACGTTGCTGGGGACCGCGCTGGCGCACACCACCGGCGGCATCAGCGTGCTGGGCCTGCCGCGCGACATGGATGCCATGCGGTCCATCAGCCTGTCCGATTCCCTGTTGCTGTTCGAGCGCCTGCGGCAGCATTTCGGCGCGCTCATCACCGACGCGGGCGGCTTGTCCAACCCCGAGTTCGTGGCCGGCCTGGCGCGTACCGCGCAGGAGGTCTGGGTGGTGACCGACCAGAGCGTGGGCGCGCTGGTGTCGCTGGCCAGCCTGTTGCGCGAACTCGAGTCCCAGCATGTCGACCCGGGCTGTCTGCAACTGGTGGTGAACCGCTACGACGAGCGTTACGGCATGACCGCGACGCAGATCGCCGAACGTTTCAACCTGCCGCTGGCGGGGACCTTGCCCGACCGCACGCTGCAGCTCATGGTGTGCACCAACCAGGGCCGCCTGCTGCACGAGGACGCCGAGCGCGATGCCTATGTGCGCGCGGTCCAGGCCCTGGGCAACCGGGTGCTGGCCGAGGAAACGTCGGGCAGCAGCGGGCGCGGCAGCTGGATGGCGACGTGGCTGCCCGGCGTGCACAAGCGCATGAACATCATCTGA
- a CDS encoding type II and III secretion system protein family protein, producing the protein MKKTTATLIASSAVLILLSTVAPAALAQAGAAAAPAEREIVLPVRGQQTLPVQGLPQRVAVGDETVADVRVLPARGEAPAQVLIIGNKPGATRVQVWAQGSARPTVWRVRVAGRVHDALRERGAVDAIDVGHAADHAIISGSAASMVEHRAAVGAARAAAGEEKIVDTSTVSPGGVVQVEVRVVEVSQSVAKDVGLSFLAGRASDGTGSWGAASPTLSGAIADGFRATFDSSNFSARLGLLQSNGLARILAEPTLVALSGQSASFLAGGEIPIPQAGGLGTQNVTYKPFGIGLTVTPTVLSRERIALKVAPEASELDPTNGIQIFNGDNNVTLIPAIRTRRADTTVELGDGESFIISGLVSRQTIANVNKLPFLGDLPIIGAFFRSMRYSQEERELVIVVTPRLIRPIARGVNLPMPGARQEVADTPTNAWGSYLLGPLSGQQMPGFSR; encoded by the coding sequence ATGAAGAAAACAACCGCCACCCTGATCGCCAGTTCGGCCGTTCTGATCCTGCTGAGTACCGTCGCCCCGGCCGCGCTGGCGCAGGCGGGCGCGGCAGCGGCGCCCGCCGAACGGGAAATCGTGTTGCCTGTGCGTGGCCAGCAGACCTTGCCGGTGCAAGGCCTGCCGCAGCGCGTCGCCGTGGGCGACGAAACCGTGGCCGATGTCCGGGTGCTGCCGGCACGGGGCGAGGCGCCCGCGCAAGTCCTCATCATCGGCAACAAGCCTGGCGCGACGCGTGTCCAGGTCTGGGCCCAGGGCAGCGCCCGGCCCACGGTCTGGCGGGTGAGGGTGGCGGGCCGTGTCCACGACGCCCTGCGCGAGCGCGGGGCGGTGGACGCCATCGACGTGGGCCATGCCGCGGACCACGCGATCATCAGCGGGAGCGCGGCGTCGATGGTCGAGCATCGCGCGGCAGTGGGCGCGGCACGGGCCGCCGCTGGCGAGGAGAAAATCGTCGACACGTCCACGGTGAGCCCTGGCGGCGTGGTGCAGGTCGAAGTGCGCGTGGTGGAGGTTTCGCAAAGCGTGGCCAAGGACGTGGGCCTGAGCTTTCTCGCCGGGCGCGCGTCGGACGGCACGGGCAGTTGGGGCGCGGCCTCGCCCACGCTGAGCGGCGCCATCGCCGATGGCTTCAGGGCCACCTTCGACAGCAGCAATTTCTCGGCCCGCCTGGGACTGCTGCAAAGCAACGGCCTTGCGCGCATTCTTGCCGAACCGACGCTGGTGGCGCTTTCCGGGCAGAGCGCAAGCTTCCTGGCAGGCGGCGAGATACCCATTCCACAAGCGGGCGGCCTGGGCACGCAGAACGTGACCTACAAGCCTTTCGGCATCGGACTCACGGTGACGCCCACGGTGCTGTCGCGTGAACGCATTGCGCTGAAGGTGGCGCCCGAGGCGAGCGAGCTCGATCCGACCAACGGCATCCAGATATTCAACGGCGACAACAACGTCACGCTGATTCCCGCGATCCGGACGCGCCGCGCGGACACCACGGTGGAGCTGGGCGACGGCGAGAGCTTCATCATCAGCGGCCTGGTCTCGCGCCAGACCATCGCCAACGTCAACAAGCTGCCGTTCCTGGGCGACCTGCCCATCATCGGCGCGTTCTTTCGCAGCATGCGCTACTCGCAAGAGGAGCGTGAACTCGTGATCGTCGTCACGCCTCGTCTCATCAGGCCGATCGCGCGCGGCGTGAACCTGCCCATGCCGGGGGCGAGACAAGAGGTGGCCGACACGCCGACCAATGCCTGGGGTAGCTATCTGCTCGGTCCGCTGAGCGGCCAGCAGATGCCTGGATTTTCACGGTGA
- the cpaB gene encoding Flp pilus assembly protein CpaB: MTRILAILLVVFAVLLGGFAWFLASRPATTPQPVAPTPVAQTQPDTARVPVVVAKKALEAGAPIPADAIEVVQWPVAPATGFADPGQVRGQFLRLDVAPGEPVLASSLLRGLQEQLHEGERAVTVPIDEVTGAAGRVRPGDWVDVFMTFNQGGEVEQTQSRLLQPRVRVLAYGERVLGGAEPQAAGRQAAQQANAAPRTALLAVPLVDVNDLILASRNGRLQLVLRPAGDADGTDPTLFVEPAAVLSARSGLDASARERLSEPANRAYAGTGLGGIAGAAPVAARPAGAPRPVGRSVEVLRGNRSENVPY, translated from the coding sequence ATGACACGCATCCTTGCCATTCTTCTCGTCGTCTTCGCGGTGTTGCTGGGCGGCTTCGCCTGGTTCCTGGCCAGCCGGCCGGCGACCACGCCCCAGCCGGTGGCGCCGACGCCGGTTGCGCAGACGCAACCCGACACCGCGCGCGTGCCGGTGGTCGTGGCGAAGAAGGCCTTGGAGGCCGGTGCGCCGATCCCCGCCGATGCCATCGAGGTCGTGCAGTGGCCTGTCGCGCCCGCCACGGGGTTCGCGGATCCCGGGCAGGTAAGGGGCCAGTTCCTGCGGTTGGACGTGGCGCCGGGCGAGCCAGTCCTGGCCAGCTCGTTGTTGCGCGGCCTGCAGGAGCAATTGCATGAAGGCGAGCGCGCGGTGACGGTGCCGATCGATGAGGTGACGGGCGCCGCCGGGCGTGTGCGGCCGGGAGATTGGGTGGATGTCTTCATGACCTTCAACCAGGGCGGCGAAGTCGAGCAGACCCAGTCGCGCCTGCTGCAGCCGCGCGTGCGCGTGCTGGCCTATGGCGAGCGCGTGCTGGGCGGCGCCGAGCCGCAGGCTGCCGGCCGGCAGGCGGCGCAACAGGCTAATGCCGCGCCGCGCACTGCCCTGCTGGCCGTGCCGCTGGTCGACGTGAATGATCTGATCCTGGCAAGCCGCAACGGCCGGTTGCAGCTGGTGCTGCGCCCGGCGGGCGATGCCGACGGCACGGACCCCACCTTGTTCGTGGAGCCGGCCGCGGTGTTGTCGGCACGCTCCGGCTTGGACGCCAGCGCACGGGAGCGCCTGAGCGAGCCTGCCAACCGCGCCTATGCCGGCACGGGCCTGGGCGGGATCGCCGGTGCCGCGCCCGTTGCGGCGAGGCCGGCCGGCGCACCCCGGCCGGTGGGCCGCTCCGTCGAGGTGTTGCGCGGCAATCGTTCCGAGAACGTGCCGTACTGA
- a CDS encoding TadE/TadG family type IV pilus assembly protein has protein sequence MSANALSRFHQRGVAALEFGLTMMVLFIVFFAVVSYGALFWAKQRVSFAAGEGARAVFEGSLAGPVSPLVGCVRATQAAGFLVVSCEPRRQSCGWSGASLDCVAIVVSFDIARWPMVGALQQVGALVGGDESRWMPDAVWGRAVVQVKPEALL, from the coding sequence ATGAGCGCGAATGCCTTGTCCCGTTTCCACCAGCGTGGCGTTGCCGCGCTCGAGTTCGGCTTGACGATGATGGTGCTCTTCATTGTTTTCTTCGCCGTCGTCAGCTACGGCGCCTTGTTCTGGGCCAAGCAGCGCGTGTCCTTTGCCGCGGGCGAGGGTGCGCGTGCCGTGTTCGAAGGCAGCCTGGCCGGACCGGTCAGCCCCTTGGTGGGCTGCGTGCGGGCCACGCAGGCCGCGGGTTTCCTGGTGGTGTCCTGCGAGCCGCGCCGCCAGTCCTGCGGCTGGTCCGGGGCATCGCTGGACTGCGTGGCGATCGTGGTCAGTTTCGATATTGCGCGCTGGCCGATGGTCGGCGCCTTGCAGCAGGTTGGCGCCCTGGTGGGCGGTGATGAGTCGCGATGGATGCCTGATGCCGTCTGGGGCAGGGCCGTCGTGCAGGTGAAACCGGAAGCCCTTCTATGA
- a CDS encoding TadE/TadG family type IV pilus assembly protein, with product MVLGDGTGVKGGQRGAYAVEFGLVFLAFFFVLYAVLTYGLIFTAQQALNIAAQDGARGALRWQQGDAAMVQRARLAHALALDHAKWIRDMAGQEGVRIAVCGNAGLLAGEGACGADLPARDEIEVRVSYAYRQAPLVPDISLGLMGALFLPEQLAAQAKVRLGADVMPVEGAT from the coding sequence ATGGTTCTCGGCGACGGGACGGGCGTGAAGGGAGGGCAGCGCGGCGCATATGCGGTGGAATTCGGCCTGGTTTTCCTGGCCTTTTTCTTCGTGTTGTACGCCGTGCTGACCTACGGCCTGATCTTCACCGCGCAGCAGGCGCTGAACATCGCCGCGCAGGATGGCGCGCGTGGCGCGCTGCGCTGGCAGCAGGGCGACGCCGCCATGGTGCAGCGCGCGCGGCTCGCGCATGCCTTGGCGCTGGATCACGCGAAGTGGATCCGAGACATGGCTGGCCAGGAGGGCGTGCGGATCGCCGTCTGCGGCAATGCCGGCCTCCTTGCGGGCGAGGGGGCTTGCGGCGCGGACTTGCCCGCCCGCGACGAAATCGAGGTCAGGGTCTCCTATGCCTACCGGCAGGCGCCGCTCGTGCCGGACATCAGCCTCGGTCTCATGGGCGCGCTGTTCCTGCCCGAGCAGCTTGCCGCTCAGGCCAAGGTGCGGCTGGGGGCCGATGTCATGCCCGTGGAGGGCGCGACATGA
- a CDS encoding prepilin peptidase yields the protein MNGASLWYLLFLCLGLALGWRDWRERKVSNKVLLAALLAQSAWLATWAMRQAAAPTGAADFAQAGLGFALGMLTYPLWRMGKMGAGDVKALAALGFLLGPLGLAATWVLGTLLALAHALSAVLRGAHRAPGRRVHPYVAHLVCGALLWLWFSATGRA from the coding sequence GTGAACGGAGCAAGCCTGTGGTACCTGCTGTTCCTCTGCCTGGGCCTGGCGCTTGGCTGGCGCGACTGGCGCGAAAGAAAGGTCTCCAACAAGGTGTTGTTGGCGGCCCTGCTCGCGCAGTCGGCGTGGCTGGCGACCTGGGCCATGCGCCAGGCTGCCGCGCCCACGGGGGCGGCGGACTTCGCGCAGGCGGGACTGGGGTTCGCCTTGGGCATGCTGACCTATCCGCTCTGGCGCATGGGAAAGATGGGCGCGGGCGACGTGAAGGCGCTGGCGGCGCTGGGCTTCCTGCTGGGACCCTTGGGGCTGGCGGCCACCTGGGTGTTGGGCACGTTGCTGGCACTGGCGCATGCCTTGTCGGCCGTGTTGAGGGGGGCGCACCGCGCACCGGGCCGCCGCGTCCATCCCTATGTGGCGCACCTCGTATGCGGCGCACTGCTCTGGCTATGGTTCTCGGCGACGGGACGGGCGTGA
- a CDS encoding Flp family type IVb pilin — MKAQLLKFWRDEEGATAIEYGLIAGLVAVAIIAALGVLSGGLNDIFSGIGEKLSDVGDQVKTETPTTPPAGGGGGG; from the coding sequence ATGAAAGCGCAATTGCTGAAATTCTGGCGCGACGAGGAAGGCGCCACCGCCATCGAATACGGCCTGATCGCGGGGCTGGTCGCCGTGGCCATCATCGCGGCCCTGGGCGTGCTTTCCGGCGGCCTGAACGACATCTTCTCCGGCATCGGCGAGAAGCTTTCCGACGTGGGCGACCAGGTCAAGACCGAGACCCCGACCACGCCGCCCGCGGGCGGTGGCGGCGGCGGCTGA
- a CDS encoding MHYT domain-containing protein, translated as MNPGDIVPLAFNAGLVGLSFVIAALGSYVALLAAARIRRPGIGGGAGTVSMGYVLVAALALGGIGIWGMHFIGMLAQRIPFAVGYDISLTILSFLVAVFFAGAALWYVGHGRYGTQRCLAGGVLAGVGVAGMHYIGMSAMRMPAVFAWSEPLVIASVVIAVAAASAALWLAFSVQREWHRVVAALVMAGAVCGMHYTGAAAGSIICTTPTTTQASWLLGGTSLPYVVFVLSALTLVVMRWLLHRTSTEYREQVAARMDALLDTKSSKQGS; from the coding sequence ATGAACCCTGGGGACATCGTGCCGCTGGCCTTCAACGCCGGCTTGGTGGGGTTGTCGTTTGTGATCGCTGCACTGGGCTCCTACGTCGCCCTGCTGGCGGCGGCGCGTATCCGGCGTCCGGGCATCGGGGGCGGCGCCGGCACCGTCAGCATGGGCTACGTCCTGGTCGCCGCGCTGGCCTTGGGTGGCATCGGGATCTGGGGCATGCATTTCATCGGCATGCTGGCCCAACGCATTCCGTTCGCGGTGGGCTACGACATCAGCCTCACCATCCTCAGTTTCCTGGTCGCCGTGTTCTTCGCGGGCGCCGCGCTCTGGTATGTCGGCCATGGCCGCTATGGCACCCAACGGTGCCTGGCGGGGGGCGTGCTGGCGGGTGTCGGCGTGGCCGGCATGCACTACATCGGCATGTCCGCCATGCGCATGCCCGCGGTCTTTGCCTGGAGCGAACCGCTGGTGATTGCCTCGGTCGTGATCGCGGTGGCTGCTGCCAGCGCCGCCTTGTGGCTGGCCTTCAGCGTGCAGCGGGAATGGCATCGCGTGGTCGCCGCGCTGGTGATGGCGGGTGCGGTGTGCGGCATGCACTACACCGGCGCCGCTGCCGGCTCGATCATCTGCACGACGCCCACCACTACGCAGGCTTCCTGGCTGCTGGGGGGCACGTCGCTTCCTTATGTCGTGTTCGTCCTGTCCGCGCTCACGCTCGTCGTGATGCGCTGGCTGCTTCACCGCACCTCCACCGAATATCGCGAGCAGGTTGCGGCTCGCATGGATGCCCTGCTTGACACGAAATCAAGCAAGCAGGGGTCCTGA